The genomic stretch AGATGTACCATTTTCTGCTCCGGTTCATCAGCCGCCCAAAGCCAGCGTTTGACATCCGTTAGGGTGCGTTCAATTGGTGAGctgtttttaaaacacaaattgCTCAGCAGCGTGTACTTGAACGATTGCGATCCCCATACCGACTGTTTCAGGTGCTCGAGCGCCGTCGAGTAAGTGGCTTTGCTAAGCGACAGATCGGCAACGAAGCAGCTTGGCAGGTCCTGGTCCAACAGCTTGCCCAGCTCAACGTGATCGTTCAATCGGTGGGTGAGATGTTTGATAATTTCCGACACGTAATCTTTAAGATCTACCGTGCTTATTATAGGGGCAAGTGCTTTGTGCATCCGACTAGCTATTGCATCATACTTGGGCGCCATCCCTTCACATTTGGCGTACTTGGGCAGAAGGAACGAAACACATTTCGGCAGTATACTCTggtaatgaaatggaaaattggtcatttatcattttaaattcattccaaCCGAAAACATACCTTCACCATTTCTGCCTGCTGTACGCCAATCGATTTGCAGAACTGTTCGAACCGTTCCGGCTGCATGCAGAGTATGACgaaggaaatgtttttcttgaaCAGTTGGATAAACTCTTCGATCGTGGCGATCTTTCCCGCTAGACGGAACGGGAAATGCAGCAACCGATTCCCTTTGGTTAGCCATAGCTCGAGTACGGTGTCCAGGTTAGCTTGAAGCAGCTGGCAGAAGTCGATATCGCTGGAGGTGCGCATAAGCCGTATggtgtttgccattttgtctagaagaaggacaaaaatatgattatacAATAATTAAACTTTAATTGTCAGCTATTGCTGTAACAACACTTACCATCGTTTACGCTTCCCAACTGAACGAGCAGCACAAAATCGCACAACGCGCGCCGACGCAGCATGAAGCTAATGCGAAAGATGCCCAACAGCAGCTGAAGGCAGCCGCTAATCACGTTCATTCTCTCATCGTTCATGTCCATCCCACCGTCGGTCGCTAGTAGCTCCTCGAACTGAATTTGATCGTACAGTTGCAGCTGAAACTCGTAAAAGCTGCACGGAACCGAAGAAAGGTCAGGATGTGACCATTCGAGCTGCATGAAGTGCAGAATATTCCTGACCGCTTCCAGCTTGATGCGATAGCTTGGGCTGCTCAGCAACGGCACCAATCCGTTGTAGATGCTCTCGTGCGTTGGCGTACGGATGTGCTGCGGGTAAGCGCGGAGCAGATACTTCACCTGCGCCAGTATCTTCACCTGCAGCTCGGTAGAGTACGTGTGTTTGGCGCACTGTTTTACGAACGAGTACAGCACGATCGTTACGTTGCGGATCATGTCTTCGTACGGGCTCACGAAGGCGGTTAAAGCTGAAACGGATTAAACACAATTTGAGAAGAGAGTTCAGTTGATCACAGCTACAATTAACTTACCACCGTACAGATCGATAATCTGCTCCGTAATGTCAGGATTGGTGTAGTGGTTTTTGCACACATCTACCAGGTTTCTCAGTACCCATACGGCCACCACCTCATGGGAAGTTTGCGCCAGCAGTATTCGACACAGATCAAACAGATAGAACAAATCCAAACTGCTGAACACATTCAGTTCCAACCGATCCAGCAGCTCGTGAGCCTCGTTCAGGCTTGGCCCTTCGTACTGCAGATATTCCGCTACGACGTGGAGGAAACATCGCTGCATTTGCTCTTCCGTGGCCAGTTTATCCGGCTGCAACACGGTCACGCACTGCGAATCCTCCCCCTCCTTCAGACTGATCTGCCCGATTGCCCATCGCATAATGAACGTGTGTTcggtttgctgcagcagcttccttaCCGACGGATGGTAAGGGACACGAAAGATGGCCAACAATCGCTCGGCAAGGTTCCTGGTTTTGATGAGATTTAGCGTGGAGGCCGCATCGTTTTTCAACAGCCGCTCAAATCCACCGTTTAGTAGGTCGAACTTGAGCAGAACCTTTTTGTACAGTGGGCTCCTGGTGCACTGCTGCTCATCGTACGCGGCGTGCAGCTGCAAAATGTTGAGCATCTCCAGGTACAACTCCAAATCGTCGCAGATGCATGCCAATCCATCGGCTAGAAAATAATTCCCATCGGGCAGGATATGCTTGTCGAAGCTTACTACCTCACACAGGCGCAAAAACAGTGGTTCGTTTATGTTGTAAGAGATTCGTGCGCTGCCTTGGGGTGATTCCGCATCAATCCCTTCCTTTTTGTGCTGCTCCAACGCTAGCAATTCCTCTAAACTATGGTAGCGAAGTCTTTGCTCGAGCGTTTGCAACTGCCCGTCTCGCTCCCGGTAAAAGGTATCGTGCActccggcgtgtgtgtgccgctcTGTCTCATCCATTGCGCAACATGTAGTCACCACGCAAAGGATCGAAATGCGTGCCAGCGTCTTTGCGCTCAGCCGCTCCTTTGCGTGTAGTATCGCTTTCGACTGTGTTTCGCGCGTCTGCGGATAGAGATAGTTGAGCAGCTTGGTCAGCACACCGTCGACACTGCCGAGACACTCGGCGTTGCCCACCGTCTCCAGGATGGACAGCACCGTGCCGACGTTAAGGTTCGTCTTCTCCACGGCATAGGTGTAAAAGGCTTCCAGCACGGTGCTGTTTAGAAAGCCGACGTTCGGATACTTTCGATGGCGAATCAATAGCTGCAGCAGGAGATTGGATTTAGCGCACGTTCTTGCGGCGGTGTTGGTGCAGGCACGGAACGCAGCGGCTATCATTTTGGCCCAAAGCTCGCCAATCGATTCACCGCTGGCCGCCGCTGTGTTCAACGATCGATGGGTTGACTTTTGTTCGAACGCGAGCAGCACGGAACAGCACTGGTAGAAAGCATCATGCTCGTGCGGCGATTGTAGGCTCGGTTGCACATTGCACAACAGTTGCAACAGTTGCGCATAGTCGTCGCTAGTAAGTGCTGCCTCATATCTGTCTAGAACCGCAGAAAGGATGTACAACCTGGAGGAAAATGTTTATTAATGATCTTTTCTACATGAAAGAGGAAGCGTGATCGTACCAACGCAAATTAAGCTGATTTGGAGCAGTACCGACCATCTCCATGATGCTTTGCAGTTtgttaaactgtttgtttcgctttgcgGCCGTTTCTTCGCCGCTAGATTCCTTCCAATTATCCTCGTTCCAGTACACCTTTGAAAAAGGGATGAGTAAGAAGTAGTAATTTTCCCTTTaaaaatgcagaaaaaaactcaaatagTCTTACCGTATAACACAACCGGGCGGCAAAGTCAATGAAACCATCAGCAAAAGGGGCCTCATTCGAGCCAAAGAACGAACTCTGATCCCGTGCCTTCATTTCACTCGTCAGTATGTAATGATATTCGCGCAACGTTTTCCTTCGCGCTTCATCGTCCTCGACCTGCTGCAAACCGTCTCGGGTCAGTGGTTTGGCAAGGGTATGAGATTTTCCTCCCGGGTACAACATTATCAGCGACAGATGCATCAACCGGAACAGTGACACTTTCTGTTCCTTGCGCAAGTTTGCTTCCTTGTAAAGTTTCACCGTGCATGGAACGAGCGACTCCAAGAATGCAATGATCTTCGCCTTACAATCCACCGCTATCTGCACGTGGCGATCAAAGTGTGATTAGGTTTAGCTTTGAGACAGCAAAAAACCCACCTCGGAGATGGTGCTAAACGCTACTTACCGCTTCTGTTATGTACAAAGCTATGTTTATCAGATCGCATAAAACGTTACTTTTCTTCTCGTTTACCGCCTGGCGCAGGTGGACAATCAGCCGGCTCAAATAGTCCGCCAGCAGTGTTTGCATCGAGCAGTTGGCTAAAAATTTCACCACAGCCAGCGAGAGACTTGGCCGCCAAGTGCTTTGGTACGTGCGCTGTATCCAGCATCACTAAACAGCAGTCCagaatttctgcaaaaaaaatccccgtttaatactaaataaagtaaatcaACCTTTTCACCCCTCTGCTTACCTTTCCAGTGCTCGTAGCTCACCGGCGTTAGGCACCACTTGGAGCACAGCACGAACTTGTTCAGCACGTGcagaaaacacacaccaaaactGTCCCGCATCGCTTGATCGTTGATCGCGCGCACAAAGCACCCGATCAGCTGGCTGTGCGGTAGCTGCGGCGCATCCCGATCCATCGCCAGCTCAACGAGCTTGTGCAGCACCACGACGTAGTCGTGGTTCTTGCTCTGCACCTGGGTCGTAATGGCGTAGCTCTGCTTCTGTATGCCGTGGTAAGCCGCATCCAGCACCGCGCACCACTGCGTCTCGAACGCATCCGATGCCATGTAGTCGAGAAAATCGTCCTCCCGGTTGTTCAGGATGGTGCTCATCTTGTTGAACGCCTTCTGCCGCACGGTTACCTTCTCGGACGACatctccaccagcagcagacagAGGTCGCGGTCCATCACCgacattctgctgctgctgctgctgctgctggacgaggaAGAGGCCATCGTGGTTCGTGGGGCGTGGTTTGTTTCAAGTTGTATctgtaaagaaaattaaaaacataatttagaatttatataaaataaccCTTATCTCCTTTTAACCTTCTTTCCGTAAATCCTGTTGGAACTTCTTGTTCGtacgaaaagaaaatgcaGACTAATTTATTCTCTATTTCAATAAAGCCTACTACACTTCGTTTAAACTAGCGATGTTGCTATGATCACAACAAATCCTCCTTTAATATTGTGATATTGCACCATAATTCTAcgctaaaaaacacaaaaactaaCGACCCATTTTGCTCGCGTTCATAAGCATCATAACAAaagaaacccaaaaaaaattagttcgatttatttgtttgttctttttcgacAATTCCATCGTGGAtatctcctttttttgttcatttttcttaGACACATTTTCTCTATCGCATGTTTCGGAATTTGCGCTTGATTGCTTTTTAATTACAGAGCTTTTACATGGATAGTTTAACTCaattgcagtttttttatgctgctCAGTGTTTAAGTTTATGTTCAAGATTATAGCctaaaatgctcatttacaCAGCTTTCTTGGCATGTTGGCTCTCTTCACATTTTTTAACCGTTCTTATATTGGAAAGTAGGTAGAGAAATCAAAGCAATTCAAGTGAGTAGTGTAATAGGTTTTAAGTTTTCCGAAAAGTAATTGCAGTGCCATAGTACATCTAGCTAGTACatttgaaaaggaaagaagTAATCGTGTAAAGAAGTTCAGTGAGTGATAAACACCAACGGACACGTGAAAAAGAGCTATCGAAAGATTAGTCTAAAAACAAGTTCAGGTAAATGCACTCAACTATAAAATTATGTATCTATAGATTTATGTACTACTGAATGAAGAGacgaatgtgttttaatgtttcgttTGATAGTGCCGTAAGCGGGTACGGACAGTTTTTACAGTGTCTACAGCTACTCTTTCCATTTCTCATTGCACGTGAAGCTTAATTGTGTAGAGGGCGGATGGATGTGACAAAGTGGCTCAAATGCAgtttacaggattttccaggggttctagCCTGGTTATAGTTATGAGACACTActtcttgactctttctaattgggaagtgaacttcacatgacggaaattggactctattgcaccctttttggaaaggttcgttggaaattcctattggatatgtccaacaagggtgctatagagtccaattcccgttACATTTTacttaagaaagagtcaataaagtgtcccacagctatgagaacgcCTGGGGAAACCCCTGCCACATTGTACACATCGAGTCTGTCATCCTTGGCCAGTTAACTAACTTACACTACACTAAAGAGTTCGATTCGATCGATTTGCAATCCTATTCAAACCGCACGTGCTCTGTTTGCGCGAAACACTATGGGCGAAATTAAATATCAGCACGAGCACGACATGCGGATAACCTAATAACCTAACCGGGAGgtaagagggggggggggctttatATGTCGTGCCCAAACTTAAATGACTATATAACACGGTTTGCAAAAGCAATATCTAACGATACCATTCGGTTCACAGGGGTTTATATGGAGAGGAGCATGGAATATATTCATTTCGGCGTGTGACAGAGTATACGCAATTCAGTTTACGctacccttttacacacacacgtgtgtttTACATACGCAAAGCCTAATAAATAAGGAACATTAAATGATCATCGACAACTCAGTATCAGTTCTTCCCTTGCCACACTTTACAAGTGtgaggttgtgtgtgtgggtgtgtgttaggCTAAAAACTAGTCTTCTCTAGATTTTCACATTAAAATGTATATGGTAATATCGCAATATTTCGCTTATTGAAAAGCAGATTGagagcaattaaattaaatttaaaaaaaccgaaGCTTAGTATCGACATTAACGGGATTTGTTGGTTAAATCATCTTACGTGACTATCATTAAATTACCAATTCGGATTAATTATCAATGCGTTGCCAATCTTGGCGCCCGCTTCTGACAAACACGCCacaccgctgccgctgccggtgctgctggttCGCTTGCGCATTTTCTTTTCGCGCAGCGCTTTCATCGCTTCGATCGCAACGGGATTGCCGAGATCTTCCAGCTTGAGCACCAACTTGTACAGCGTCTCGATAAGCAGCAGCACATGGCGAGCTTTGCGCTGGATAGCGGCGGGCGGCGGTTCAAGTGCCGGCACGCCATTTCCGTTCAGCTGGTTGCTGCCCATCACGTCGGCGTCGATGAGCTTTCGCGGCGCTATCACACTACCGCACTGCAGCTTGCCGAGCGAATTTTGAAATTGGAGCGGGGTATACGCTCGACCACCACCCGTCGGCGCTGAGCCATCCTTTCCCTCGCTACCGCCGTTCGGGTTGGAGCGGGATTCGGAACTGCGACGTTCGCGGTTCGTGCCGAGCAGCCCGCTCTTGCCGTTCTTCGACAGCAGCGACAGTAACAGCAGCTGGGCATGCTCCTCCGGCTGGGTGAACGGATGGTTGAGCTGATTTTCGCGATAGATCCTATTATCGCCCTCGCCCTTCGCCGCTGCCAGCCGCTGCTTGTACACGGTGAAATAGTAATCGTTAAAGTAGGGTGCGTCCGAGTTGAGCTGCGTCAGCTTTATCCCGATTAGCCACTGCTTGTTGCGATTGCTCATCATGTTTGCGTACTCATCGCGCTCCTCTGGCTGCCCGCCGCCTGCAGTGCTCGATGGCATTCCATTGCCTACTCGggatcgttgctgctgctgctgctggaaatggtgctgctgcttcataaAACCCGCCCTTGGCAGGGCTACTAGCGGGGCTGCTTTGTTCACGCCATTGCCGCAAACGCTGAGCGTGCTGGCCGCAGCGAGCTGTCGGTTGAACGCGAGCAGCGGAtggttttgttgaatttcctGCACCAGCCGCTGGTTGAACTGGTTCGTCGGCAGGGGCGTCGGGCTGCGCTGCATCAAAAATGGCGGCGGCCCACCCGGCGCTGGTCCCGGATGGCGAGGAGGTAGCGGCGGTGGCGGACCCATCTGTACCGGGCCGGGGCCACCCAGAAACCCTTGCAGCGGGGAACCGTACGAGCAGCGCTGCGGGAATGCCGGATGCATCGCCAGGTTGTTGATCGGGGTCGAGTACGGTCGGGCGGCTAGCATGTTGTACGGCAGCAAACCAAGCGGAAGACGGTTCGCGTTGTTCAGCATCCTGCGACGGTCCGGGCGGGAACAGGGCAGCGGGGCCGGCGTTTCGGGCGCCCAGCAGCGAAAGCGGCGGGGTGAGCAGCGCCGGTGGTACCCGTAACGGTGGTGCTGCTACTGGCGAGGAGATCATCGGGATCGGCGGCTGCATACTCTTTACCTCCTTGGCGGGTGTGAAA from Anopheles merus strain MAF unplaced genomic scaffold, AmerM5.1 LNR4000476, whole genome shotgun sequence encodes the following:
- the LOC121602495 gene encoding serine/threonine-protein kinase ATM-like isoform X2, yielding MQTLLADYLSRLIVHLRQAVNEKKSNVLCDLINIALYITEAIAVDCKAKIIAFLESLVPCTVKLYKEANLRKEQKVSLFRLMHLSLIMLYPGGKSHTLAKPLTRDGLQQVEDDEARRKTLREYHYILTSEMKARDQSSFFGSNEAPFADGFIDFAARLCYTVYWNEDNWKESSGEETAAKRNKQFNKLQSIMEMVGTAPNQLNLRWLYILSAVLDRYEAALTSDDYAQLLQLLCNVQPSLQSPHEHDAFYQCCSVLLAFEQKSTHRSLNTAAASGESIGELWAKMIAAAFRACTNTAARTCAKSNLLLQLLIRHRKYPNVGFLNSTVLEAFYTYAVEKTNLNVGTVLSILETVGNAECLGSVDGVLTKLLNYLYPQTRETQSKAILHAKERLSAKTLARISILCVVTTCCAMDETERHTHAGVHDTFYRERDGQLQTLEQRLRYHSLEELLALEQHKKEGIDAESPQGSARISYNINEPLFLRLCEVVSFDKHILPDGNYFLADGLACICDDLELYLEMLNILQLHAAYDEQQCTRSPLYKKVLLKFDLLNGGFERLLKNDAASTLNLIKTRNLAERLLAIFRVPYHPSVRKLLQQTEHTFIMRWAIGQISLKEGEDSQCVTVLQPDKLATEEQMQRCFLHVVAEYLQYEGPSLNEAHELLDRLELNVFSSLDLFYLFDLCRILLAQTSHEVVAVWVLRNLVDVCKNHYTNPDITEQIIDLYGALTAFVSPYEDMIRNVTIVLYSFVKQCAKHTYSTELQVKILAQVKYLLRAYPQHIRTPTHESIYNGLVPLLSSPSYRIKLEAVRNILHFMQLEWSHPDLSSVPCSFYEFQLQLYDQIQFEELLATDGGMDMNDERMNVISGCLQLLLGIFRISFMLRRRALCDFVLLVQLGSVNDDKMANTIRLMRTSSDIDFCQLLQANLDTVLELWLTKGNRLLHFPFRLAGKIATIEEFIQLFKKNISFVILCMQPERFEQFCKSIGVQQAEMVKSILPKCVSFLLPKYAKCEGMAPKYDAIASRMHKALAPIISTVDLKDYVSEIIKHLTHRLNDHVELGKLLDQDLPSCFVADLSLSKATYSTALEHLKQSLTN
- the LOC121602495 gene encoding serine/threonine-protein kinase ATM-like isoform X1 — encoded protein: MQTLLADYLSRLIVHLRQAVNEKKSNVLCDLINIALYITEAIAVDCKAKIIAFLESLVPCTVKLYKEANLRKEQKVSLFRLMHLSLIMLYPGGKSHTLAKPLTRDGLQQVEDDEARRKTLREYHYILTSEMKARDQSSFFGSNEAPFADGFIDFAARLCYTVYWNEDNWKESSGEETAAKRNKQFNKLQSIMEMVGTAPNQLNLRWLYILSAVLDRYEAALTSDDYAQLLQLLCNVQPSLQSPHEHDAFYQCCSVLLAFEQKSTHRSLNTAAASGESIGELWAKMIAAAFRACTNTAARTCAKSNLLLQLLIRHRKYPNVGFLNSTVLEAFYTYAVEKTNLNVGTVLSILETVGNAECLGSVDGVLTKLLNYLYPQTRETQSKAILHAKERLSAKTLARISILCVVTTCCAMDETERHTHAGVHDTFYRERDGQLQTLEQRLRYHSLEELLALEQHKKEGIDAESPQGSARISYNINEPLFLRLCEVVSFDKHILPDGNYFLADGLACICDDLELYLEMLNILQLHAAYDEQQCTRSPLYKKVLLKFDLLNGGFERLLKNDAASTLNLIKTRNLAERLLAIFRVPYHPSVRKLLQQTEHTFIMRWAIGQISLKEGEDSQCVTVLQPDKLATEEQMQRCFLHVVAEYLQYEGPSLNEAHELLDRLELNVFSSLDLFYLFDLCRILLAQTSHEVVAVWVLRNLVDVCKNHYTNPDITEQIIDLYGALTAFVSPYEDMIRNVTIVLYSFVKQCAKHTYSTELQVKILAQVKYLLRAYPQHIRTPTHESIYNGLVPLLSSPSYRIKLEAVRNILHFMQLEWSHPDLSSVPCSFYEFQLQLYDQIQFEELLATDGGMDMNDERMNVISGCLQLLLGIFRISFMLRRRALCDFVLLVQLGSVNDDKMANTIRLMRTSSDIDFCQLLQANLDTVLELWLTKGNRLLHFPFRLAGKIATIEEFIQLFKKNISFVILCMQPERFEQFCKSIGVQQAEMVKSILPKCVSFLLPKYAKCEGMAPKYDAIASRMHKALAPIISTVDLKDYVSEIIKHLTHRLNDHVELGKLLDQDLPSCFVADLSLSKATYSTALEHLKQSVWGSQSFKYTLLSNLCFKNSSPIERTLTDVKRWLWAADEPEQKMVHLFQYTVFLDHLKEYIGQQKERAFKPYLVRDVVYFLCNLLSSFPALRLATLNSFGRFLEHVVASSDACELLSEHLHFIVSSLLEVENVDPASEISQKSLTLLRFLILQHSAAFAGAIGKLNYLPKDERFDQLRLAISRQKTIGHENVLPREEIAALIELPNLDTKIWLR